In Piliocolobus tephrosceles isolate RC106 chromosome 6, ASM277652v3, whole genome shotgun sequence, the following are encoded in one genomic region:
- the LOC111522541 gene encoding olfactory receptor 4Q3, whose translation MKKEQDSNVTEFVLLGLSSSWELQLFLFLLLLFFYVAIVLGNLLIVVTVQVHAHLLQSPMYYFLGHLSFIDLCLSCVTVPKMLGDFLQQSKSISFSGCLTQIYFLHFLGASEMFLLTVMAYDRYVAISNPLRYLTVMNPQLCLWLVLACWCGGFIHSIMQIILVIQLPFCGPNELDNFYCDVPQVIKLACMDTYVVEVLMIANSGLLSLVCFLVLLFSYAIILITLRTHFRQGQNKVLSTCASHLTVVSLIFMPCVFIYLRPFCSFSVDKIFSMFYTVITPMLNPLIYTLRNADMKTAMKKLRIKPCGIPLPC comes from the coding sequence atgaaaaaagaacaagattctAATGTGACAGAATTTGTTCTTCTGGGACTATCATCTTCTTGGGAGCTACAACTATTTCTCTTCttactacttttgtttttttacgTTGCTATTGTCCTGGGAAACCTCTTGATAGTGGTAACAGTGCAAGTCCATGCTCACCTGCTCCAATCtcctatgtattattttttaggtCATCTCTCTTTCATTGACCTATGCCTGAGCTGTGTTACTGTGCCAAAGATGTTAGGGGATTTCCTACAGCAGAGCAAGAGCATCTCTTTTTCAGGATGTCTGACCCAGATCTACTTCCTCCACTTTCTAGGAGCCAGTGAGATGTTTCTGCTGACAGTCATGGCTTATGACAGGTATGTTGCCATCAGTAACCCTTTGCGCTACCTTACAGTCATGAATCCCCAGCTATGCCTTTGGTTGGTTCTTGCCTGCTGGTGTGGGGGTTTTATCCACTCTATCATGCAGATCATACTAGTCATCCAGCTGCCCTTCTGTGGCCCCAATGAACTGGACAACTTCTACTGTGATGTCCCACAGGTCATCAAGCTGGCCTGCATGGACACCTATGTGGTAGAGGTGCTGATGATAGCCAACAGTGGTCTGCTGTCTCTTGTCTGCTTCTTGGTCTTACTATTCTCTTATGCTATCATCCTGATCACCCTGAGAACACACTTCCGCCAGGGCCAGAACAAGGTCCTCTCTACCTGTGCCTCTCACCTGACAGTGGTCAGCCTGATCTTCATGCCATGTGTATTCATCTATTTGAGGCCTTTCTGCAGCTTCTCTGTGGATAAGATATTCTCCATGTTTTACACAGTGATTACACCTATGTTGAACCCCCTCATCTACACACTCAGAAATGCTGATATGAAGAcagctatgaagaaactgagaataaAACCATGTGGCATTCCATTGCCTTGTTAA
- the LOC111522521 gene encoding LOW QUALITY PROTEIN: olfactory receptor 4S2-like (The sequence of the model RefSeq protein was modified relative to this genomic sequence to represent the inferred CDS: inserted 2 bases in 1 codon) yields the protein MRWDHTQEKVQENQSHSISPSWGPMKLANNVTEFIFLGLSQDSGMQLMFFVLFLLFYVVIMVGNLLILLMVFSDSRLHTPMYFFLSNLSFVDIAYSSATAPKMIADFVSEKNTISYWGCITQMFTSHFFGCAEIFVLTVMAFDCYAAICQPLRYTVIMSANACTVLASLSWLGALGHSFVQTLLTFQLPFCNAQVIDHYFCDVHPVLKLACADTTLVNMLVVANSGLISLGCFLILLASYTVILFSLRKQSAESRHRALSTCGSHLTVVTFFFVPCIFIYLHPSTTFPLDKAVSVFYTTITPMLNPLIYTLRNEDVXNAMRRLWSSKISLKEKQRG from the exons ATGCGGTGGGACCACACTCAAGAAAAAGTCCAGG agaacCAGAGTCACTCCATCAGTCCATCCTGGGGCCCCATGAAACTGGCCAACAATGTCACTGAGTTTATATTCCTGGGACTTTCCCAAGATTCTGGAATGCAATTGATGTTCTTTGTCTTATTTCTCCTCTTCTACGTTGTGATCATGGTGGGAAATTTGCTCATTTTGCTTATGGTCTTTTCTGACTCCCGACTACACACACCCATGTATTTCTTCCTCAGTAACCTGTCTTTTGTGGATATTGCCTATTCCTCAGCCACAGCACCCAAGATGATTGCAGACTTTGTTTCTGAGAAAAATACTATTTCCTACTGGGGCTGTATAACTCAGATGTTTACCTCCCACTTTTTTGGTTGTgctgagatttttgttttgacTGTCATGGCTTTTGATTGTTATGCTGCTATCTGCCAACCCCTCCGTTACACTGTCATCATGAGTGCTAATGCTTGTACTGTGCTGGCATCACTGTCCTGGTTGGGGGCCCTGGGTCATTCCTTTGTTCAGACCCTCCTGACCTTCCAGCTGCCCTTCTGTAATGCACAGGTTATAGACCATTACTTTTGTGATGTCCACCCAGTCCTAAAACTTGCCTGTGCTGATACAACTCTGGTAAATATGTTGGTAGTTGCCAACAGTGGTCTCATCTCCCTGGGGTGTTTCCTCATTCTTTTGGCCTCCTACACAGTCATTCTGTTTAGTCTTCGAAAACAGTCTGCAGAGAGCCGACATAGAGCTCTCTCTACCTGTGGATCTCATCTGACTGtagtaactttcttttttgttccatgtATCTTTATTTATCTCCATCCATCCACTACTTTCCCATTGGATAAAGCTGTGTCTGTGTTCTATACCACCATCACCCCAATGCTGAACCCACTCATCTATACGCTGCGGAATGAGGATGT GAATGCCATGAGGCGGCTTTGGAGTAGCAAGATCTCCTTGAAGGAAAAGCAGAGAGGATAG